In the genome of Pseudarthrobacter sp. IC2-21, one region contains:
- a CDS encoding DUF1097 domain-containing protein codes for MKPLVTTGITAGILAGLWTQFSAPLGLITWVGFLSWACFFAAGGKRAGLLKTIPANLSGVLWGAAIVWGAANLPIPGALGISVAIAAFAMCVQARWTVLGFIPGAFAGCAAYFGTTFDAAGTCLALIAGTGLGWLSEYTASLLTNTGKKAQTPAPITETQTVA; via the coding sequence ATGAAGCCCCTCGTCACCACCGGAATTACCGCCGGCATCCTCGCCGGACTCTGGACCCAATTCAGCGCCCCCCTCGGCCTCATCACCTGGGTCGGATTCCTCTCCTGGGCATGCTTCTTCGCCGCCGGCGGCAAACGCGCCGGACTGCTCAAGACCATCCCCGCCAACCTATCCGGCGTGTTGTGGGGCGCAGCCATCGTCTGGGGAGCGGCGAACCTCCCCATCCCCGGCGCCCTCGGCATCTCCGTCGCCATCGCCGCCTTCGCGATGTGCGTCCAGGCACGCTGGACCGTGCTGGGCTTCATCCCCGGAGCATTCGCCGGATGCGCCGCGTACTTCGGCACAACCTTCGACGCCGCCGGGACCTGCCTGGCCCTGATCGCCGGCACCGGCCTCGGCTGGCTCTCCGAATACACCGCAAGCCTTCTCACCAACACCGGCAAGAAGGCGCAGACACCCGCCCCGATTACAGAAACCCAAACCGTCGCCTAA
- a CDS encoding alpha/beta hydrolase, producing the protein MNTATIAPGLTTVGTKQLFVETTGSGPDVVLVHGLGGTTSFFEPLVASLAERFRVTRYDFTGHGRSPRAGELTLESLTAELALVIESQTAAGQAHLVGHSMGTLIVQQLASTRPDLVQEVVMLGPFREQAQAAKDATRARAALVREKGMAAIADIVANAATADHAAIGNPLVRPFVRELLLGQDPEAYAQACEALAAATNPDLTAIKSKVLLLTGSEDKVSTPDSNEAMAAELDSAELLVAPGTGHWTVPEAPDFVTAAVVDFLTSTTLTPSTKKTCACSSASPGCQSRRQQSITMQIRKAP; encoded by the coding sequence ATGAACACCGCAACCATCGCCCCCGGCCTGACAACGGTCGGCACGAAACAGCTCTTCGTCGAAACCACCGGCTCCGGCCCCGACGTCGTCCTGGTCCACGGCCTAGGCGGCACCACGAGCTTCTTCGAACCCCTCGTCGCCTCACTGGCCGAACGGTTCAGGGTCACCCGCTATGACTTCACCGGACACGGACGCTCACCCCGGGCCGGGGAACTGACCCTGGAATCCCTCACCGCCGAACTGGCGCTGGTCATCGAATCCCAGACAGCCGCCGGACAGGCGCACCTCGTCGGACACTCGATGGGAACCCTCATCGTCCAGCAACTGGCCTCGACACGCCCGGACCTGGTCCAGGAAGTCGTCATGCTCGGCCCGTTCCGGGAACAGGCCCAGGCCGCGAAGGACGCCACCCGGGCACGCGCCGCCCTCGTCCGGGAAAAGGGCATGGCCGCCATAGCCGACATCGTCGCTAACGCCGCCACCGCCGACCACGCAGCAATCGGGAACCCCCTGGTCCGGCCCTTCGTCCGCGAACTGCTCCTCGGCCAGGACCCGGAAGCCTACGCCCAGGCCTGCGAGGCCCTCGCCGCCGCGACCAACCCGGACCTGACCGCGATCAAGTCAAAGGTCCTGCTCCTGACCGGCAGCGAGGACAAAGTCAGCACCCCGGACTCCAACGAGGCCATGGCCGCCGAGCTGGACAGCGCGGAACTCCTGGTCGCACCTGGGACCGGGCACTGGACTGTCCCCGAGGCGCCGGACTTCGTCACCGCTGCCGTCGTGGACTTCCTCACCAGCACCACCCTCACGCCGTCGACGAAGAAGACCTGTGCGTGCAGCAGTGCCAGCCCGGGCTGCCAGTCCCGCCGCCAGCAGAGCATCACCATGCAGATCCGCAAAGCCCCCTAA
- a CDS encoding amino acid ABC transporter substrate-binding protein — protein MKHTRLSVIGLIAAAGLALSGCGSASTGPSSSAPAGGTDTSLSDVKSAGVLKVGTEGTYKPFSFHANGSGDLTGYDVEIITAVAGKLGVKPSFQETQFDAIFAGLEAKRFDVVANQVSITDERKAKYDFSTPYTVSTGVIVTKSDNNSINSFDSLKGKTTAQSLTSNWYKLAQQSGANVQAVEGWAQAITLLKQGRVDATINDKLTYLDQQKTSHDDSIKIAAETTDKSLSAFAFRKGSTTLTDAVNKALTDLQTDGTLTKISQKYFDADVTK, from the coding sequence ATGAAGCACACGCGACTTTCCGTAATCGGCCTCATCGCAGCTGCGGGACTAGCGCTGTCCGGATGCGGGTCGGCGTCCACGGGTCCTTCGAGTTCCGCGCCGGCAGGCGGAACGGACACGTCTTTGAGCGACGTGAAGAGTGCAGGTGTGCTTAAGGTCGGCACGGAGGGCACTTACAAACCCTTCTCGTTCCACGCCAATGGCAGCGGGGACCTGACGGGGTACGACGTGGAGATCATCACGGCCGTCGCAGGCAAACTTGGCGTCAAGCCGTCGTTCCAGGAGACACAGTTTGACGCCATCTTTGCCGGGCTCGAAGCCAAGAGGTTCGACGTCGTCGCCAACCAGGTTTCGATCACGGACGAACGCAAGGCCAAGTACGATTTCTCCACCCCATATACGGTGAGCACGGGCGTAATCGTCACCAAGTCCGACAACAACAGCATCAATTCCTTCGATAGCCTCAAGGGCAAAACCACGGCCCAGTCGCTGACGAGCAACTGGTACAAGCTTGCCCAGCAGAGTGGTGCCAACGTGCAGGCCGTTGAAGGCTGGGCGCAGGCGATCACGCTGCTCAAGCAGGGGCGCGTCGATGCGACCATCAACGACAAGCTCACGTATTTGGACCAGCAGAAGACCTCGCACGATGACAGCATCAAGATTGCTGCCGAGACCACGGACAAGTCGCTGAGTGCCTTCGCGTTCCGCAAGGGCTCAACCACACTGACGGACGCTGTCAATAAGGCGTTGACCGACCTGCAGACCGATGGCACCCTGACAAAGATTTCGCAGAAGTACTTCGACGCCGACGTCACCAAGTAG
- a CDS encoding amino acid ABC transporter permease, which yields MTINWELVWGSLGPILTGAITGTIPVALASFGLGLLLALLVALMRLSRNPALSAIARIYISVIRGTPLLVQLFVIFYGLPSIGITISPWPSAIIAFSLNVGGYAAEVIRAAILSVPKGQWEAGHTIGMSRRQSLVRIILPQAARVSVPPLSNTFISLVKDTSLASLILVTELFRQAQQVAAFSQEFMLLYLEAAVIYWIICLVLAGGQSVLEKRLDRYVAH from the coding sequence ATGACGATCAACTGGGAGCTCGTCTGGGGTTCCTTGGGACCCATTCTGACTGGCGCGATTACTGGCACGATTCCCGTGGCGCTGGCGTCGTTCGGCCTGGGCCTGCTGCTCGCCCTACTGGTGGCCCTGATGCGGCTAAGCCGCAATCCAGCCCTTTCCGCGATTGCGCGGATCTACATTTCCGTCATCCGCGGCACCCCTCTCTTGGTCCAGCTGTTTGTCATCTTCTATGGGCTGCCGTCGATTGGCATCACCATCAGTCCCTGGCCGAGCGCGATCATCGCTTTCTCACTGAACGTGGGCGGCTACGCCGCAGAGGTGATCCGCGCAGCCATTTTGTCCGTTCCCAAAGGACAGTGGGAGGCCGGACACACTATCGGCATGTCACGCCGCCAGTCGCTGGTGCGGATCATCCTGCCGCAGGCCGCGCGGGTGTCAGTCCCGCCCTTGTCCAACACCTTCATCAGCCTGGTTAAGGACACATCGTTGGCTTCGCTGATCCTCGTCACTGAACTGTTCCGCCAGGCACAGCAGGTTGCGGCTTTCAGTCAGGAATTCATGCTGCTGTATCTGGAAGCAGCCGTTATCTATTGGATAATCTGCCTGGTCCTCGCCGGCGGACAGTCTGTCCTCGAAAAGAGATTGGACCGCTATGTCGCCCACTGA
- a CDS encoding GntR family transcriptional regulator: MAVSAAFENESLSEKVRRTIVDRVIDGTYPPGTRLVELQLAKEFGVSQAPVREALRELSSTRLVENLPRRGTFVRSASQDDLAEVYFVRLALEGTAAAAAYPALHDDPTPLREALAGMREAAAANDAHGIAKYSTAFHRAVVAATGNRLMLEIWDSLYVEARTMATVVRGHVDLHAAAEAHVPILDAFENGTPDLCTKLVIEHQHEYSILPQE, translated from the coding sequence ATGGCAGTATCAGCAGCATTTGAGAACGAGAGCCTCTCGGAAAAGGTTAGACGGACCATCGTGGACCGGGTCATTGACGGCACCTACCCTCCCGGTACACGCCTGGTGGAACTCCAGCTCGCCAAGGAGTTCGGCGTCAGCCAGGCACCGGTCCGCGAAGCCCTGCGGGAACTGTCCTCCACCCGGCTGGTCGAAAACCTTCCCCGCCGCGGAACCTTTGTCCGGTCCGCGTCCCAGGACGACTTGGCCGAAGTCTATTTCGTCCGCCTCGCCCTGGAGGGAACCGCCGCCGCCGCCGCGTATCCGGCGCTCCATGATGACCCTACCCCGCTGCGCGAGGCGCTGGCCGGCATGCGCGAAGCCGCCGCTGCGAACGACGCCCACGGGATCGCAAAATACAGCACGGCCTTTCACCGCGCCGTCGTTGCAGCCACCGGAAACCGGCTCATGCTCGAAATCTGGGACTCCCTCTACGTCGAAGCCCGGACCATGGCCACCGTTGTCCGCGGCCACGTAGACCTGCACGCCGCCGCCGAAGCCCATGTCCCGATCCTGGACGCCTTCGAGAACGGTACCCCGGACCTCTGCACCAAGCTCGTCATCGAGCACCAACACGAGTACTCCATCCTCCCCCAGGAATAG
- a CDS encoding amidohydrolase family protein codes for MSKTLFTNVSILDSTGAQPFLGEVLIVDERITDVRAGSGNLPREGVKVIDGRGQTLMSGLCDAHTHFTWNDGDLNGLETMQVEEHLLHTVQSAKTYIDYGYTMCFGAASAKKRLDVVVRNAINAGDIPGPRYLANGQEIATTAGDLVPGITQIADGVEEMRKVVRETIGLGVDQIKLSISGEEITGSKAATDTYITEEELQVAVDEAHRRHVRVCTHARSRDSVIISLKTGVDMIYHASYIDDEGMDMLEAAKDRVFVAPAINWIVATLNDAAAFGYSHEAAEKAGYAHELEIACKAIQEMRRRGIRVLPGGDYGFAWTPRGTYARDLDHFVKLFGYTEMEAIIAATALGGELFQKPDELGKVLPGFYADLILVDGNPLEDITILQDITKITAVMKNGEFHREPAEHSPATPETAPDLALTHL; via the coding sequence ATGTCGAAAACCCTCTTCACCAACGTCAGCATCCTCGACAGCACCGGAGCCCAGCCCTTCCTGGGCGAAGTGCTGATCGTCGATGAGCGCATCACCGACGTCCGCGCCGGCTCCGGCAACCTGCCCCGCGAAGGCGTCAAGGTCATCGACGGCCGCGGCCAGACCCTGATGTCAGGCCTGTGCGACGCCCACACCCACTTCACCTGGAACGACGGGGACCTCAACGGCCTGGAAACCATGCAGGTCGAAGAACACCTGCTCCACACCGTCCAGTCCGCCAAAACCTACATCGACTACGGCTACACCATGTGCTTCGGCGCCGCCAGCGCCAAGAAGCGCCTCGACGTCGTAGTCCGCAACGCCATCAACGCCGGCGACATCCCGGGCCCCCGATACCTGGCCAACGGCCAGGAAATCGCCACCACCGCCGGCGACCTCGTCCCCGGCATCACCCAGATCGCTGACGGCGTCGAGGAAATGCGCAAGGTCGTCCGCGAAACCATCGGCCTGGGCGTGGACCAGATCAAACTCAGCATCTCCGGGGAGGAAATCACCGGCTCCAAGGCAGCCACCGACACCTACATCACCGAAGAAGAACTCCAGGTTGCCGTCGACGAAGCCCACCGCCGCCACGTCCGCGTCTGCACCCACGCCCGCAGCCGCGACTCCGTCATCATCTCCCTGAAAACAGGCGTGGACATGATCTACCACGCCTCCTACATCGACGACGAAGGCATGGACATGCTCGAGGCCGCCAAGGACCGCGTCTTCGTCGCCCCCGCCATCAACTGGATCGTCGCCACCCTCAACGACGCAGCAGCCTTCGGCTACTCCCACGAAGCCGCCGAAAAAGCCGGCTACGCCCACGAACTCGAAATCGCCTGCAAAGCCATCCAGGAAATGCGCCGCCGCGGCATCCGCGTCCTGCCCGGCGGAGACTACGGCTTCGCCTGGACACCCCGCGGCACCTACGCCCGCGACCTGGACCACTTCGTCAAGCTCTTCGGCTACACCGAAATGGAAGCCATCATCGCCGCCACCGCCCTCGGAGGGGAACTCTTCCAAAAGCCCGACGAACTCGGCAAGGTTCTGCCCGGCTTCTACGCCGACCTGATCCTGGTCGACGGCAACCCGCTCGAAGACATCACCATCCTCCAGGACATCACCAAGATCACCGCCGTGATGAAAAACGGCGAATTCCACCGCGAACCCGCCGAGCACAGCCCGGCCACCCCGGAAACCGCGCCCGATCTCGCACTGACCCACCTCTAA
- a CDS encoding flavin reductase family protein, whose translation MTIIIEQISTIDPTRVRDVMSKVPTSVTVVAGQPELTGERTAMTVGSFMFVSLEPCLIGFFVGRESTSWPKINKSTVLGISTLASGQAGFCRKLGKKEADRFADHYWTRGEYGAPLVAGSGASMECQIENITSVGDHDFVLARVLDISPGTTADPLGLPKSRIFGTQHPLTARHSDHRPGQAPGVSALRKESRLEPLPVQ comes from the coding sequence ATGACCATCATCATCGAACAAATCAGCACCATCGATCCCACCCGCGTCCGGGACGTGATGTCCAAGGTGCCCACCAGCGTCACCGTCGTCGCCGGCCAGCCCGAACTCACCGGAGAGCGCACAGCCATGACCGTCGGATCATTCATGTTCGTCTCACTTGAACCATGCCTCATAGGATTCTTCGTCGGTCGCGAGTCCACCAGTTGGCCCAAAATCAATAAATCCACAGTGCTCGGCATCAGCACGCTGGCCTCCGGACAGGCCGGTTTCTGCCGCAAGCTTGGCAAGAAGGAAGCAGATCGCTTCGCCGACCATTACTGGACCCGCGGCGAATACGGTGCACCCCTTGTGGCGGGTTCGGGGGCCTCCATGGAATGCCAGATCGAGAACATCACGTCAGTCGGCGACCACGACTTCGTTTTGGCCCGTGTCCTCGATATCAGCCCAGGCACCACGGCAGACCCCCTTGGTCTTCCAAAATCACGGATTTTCGGGACTCAACACCCACTGACGGCTCGACACTCGGATCACCGGCCCGGCCAGGCGCCCGGAGTATCCGCCCTCCGTAAAGAATCGCGTTTGGAGCCCTTGCCGGTTCAATGA
- a CDS encoding fumarylacetoacetate hydrolase family protein, with protein MKLVTFRHQGTEQTGVLSEDASTVTAVPGSQDLVSLIENWDGAAAQLAVATGRAINIADVELLAPIPLPRRNIFCVGRNYVEHAKEFANSGYDATASATAQPEYPVVFTKAPSTVIGTGADIDPHTSVTNELDYEAELGVIIGKGGRGISQADALDHVWGYTIINDVTARDLQKDHKQWFLGKSLDTHAPMGPWAVTRDEVGDGPLDLLCTVNGETRQKATTADLIFDIPTIIETISAGITLQPGDIIATGTPVGVGIGFTPPRFLTTGDVVEISISKLGTLTNRIGEGR; from the coding sequence TTGAAGCTCGTCACTTTCCGCCACCAAGGCACCGAGCAGACCGGCGTCCTCAGCGAAGACGCCTCGACCGTGACCGCCGTTCCCGGCTCGCAGGATCTGGTGTCACTCATCGAGAACTGGGACGGGGCCGCGGCGCAGCTCGCCGTGGCAACCGGGCGGGCAATCAACATCGCTGACGTTGAACTGCTCGCCCCGATCCCTCTCCCCCGCCGCAACATCTTCTGCGTCGGACGGAACTACGTCGAGCACGCCAAGGAATTCGCTAACTCCGGGTACGACGCCACCGCCAGCGCCACCGCGCAGCCCGAGTACCCGGTCGTGTTCACCAAGGCGCCCTCCACCGTTATTGGCACCGGCGCCGATATCGATCCGCACACGAGTGTGACGAACGAACTCGACTACGAAGCCGAGCTCGGGGTCATCATCGGAAAGGGCGGCCGCGGCATCAGCCAGGCCGATGCACTGGACCACGTCTGGGGCTACACCATCATCAATGACGTCACCGCCCGGGACCTGCAGAAGGACCACAAGCAGTGGTTCCTCGGCAAGAGCCTGGACACCCACGCACCAATGGGTCCGTGGGCTGTCACCCGCGACGAGGTCGGCGACGGCCCGCTTGACCTGCTCTGCACCGTCAACGGCGAAACCCGGCAAAAGGCCACTACCGCCGACCTGATCTTCGACATCCCCACCATCATCGAAACCATCAGCGCCGGCATCACGCTCCAGCCCGGCGACATCATCGCCACCGGCACCCCCGTCGGGGTGGGCATCGGCTTCACCCCGCCCCGGTTCCTGACCACCGGAGACGTCGTCGAAATCAGCATCAGCAAGCTCGGCACCCTGACAAACCGGATCGGAGAAGGACGATGA